One part of the Paraburkholderia flagellata genome encodes these proteins:
- a CDS encoding ArsR/SmtB family transcription factor, with amino-acid sequence MTPVSDDERVVPLADLFRLLGDPTRLRIVLACVQDRLAVGAIADALGLSPSLVSHHLRLLRAARIVRAEREGKQVFYAAADAHISAMIAGMLEHVAEPSAQWQEGA; translated from the coding sequence ATGACCCCAGTTTCCGACGACGAGCGTGTTGTCCCGCTCGCCGACCTCTTCCGCTTGCTCGGTGACCCTACGCGCCTGCGCATCGTGCTCGCCTGCGTTCAGGACCGGCTCGCGGTCGGGGCGATTGCCGACGCGCTTGGTTTGTCGCCGTCGCTCGTGAGCCACCACCTGCGGCTCCTGCGCGCCGCGCGCATCGTGCGCGCCGAACGCGAGGGCAAGCAGGTGTTCTATGCCGCCGCGGACGCGCACATCAGCGCGATGATCGCCGGCATGCTGGAACACGTTGCCGAGCCGTCGGCGCAATGGCAGGAGGGCGCATGA
- a CDS encoding GNAT family N-acetyltransferase, which yields MTQTPALTLRPATVADAPLLAAMHAASWQATYRALLPAAFLDREVDAERSAYWRARMEAPGGERRLVLIAELASGAAAGFVCVERQPGSPWGVLLDNLHALPAHQGIGVGKRLMRAAQEWARAQGETQLYLYVLDGNTPAIAFYERQGWTYSGSEPDRMGGIDITALRYVYRLDGE from the coding sequence ATGACCCAAACCCCCGCCCTCACACTGCGCCCGGCCACTGTCGCCGATGCTCCCTTGCTCGCCGCCATGCACGCCGCAAGCTGGCAGGCCACCTATCGCGCGCTGCTGCCCGCCGCGTTTCTCGATCGCGAAGTCGACGCCGAGCGCTCGGCTTACTGGCGCGCACGCATGGAGGCGCCAGGCGGCGAACGGCGTCTCGTTCTGATCGCCGAGCTTGCATCGGGCGCAGCCGCGGGCTTCGTGTGCGTCGAACGCCAACCGGGCTCCCCTTGGGGCGTGCTGCTCGACAATCTTCATGCGCTGCCGGCGCATCAGGGCATTGGCGTTGGCAAGCGACTCATGCGTGCGGCGCAGGAGTGGGCGCGCGCCCAGGGCGAGACGCAGCTTTACCTGTACGTGCTCGACGGCAACACGCCCGCGATCGCGTTCTACGAGCGCCAGGGCTGGACCTATTCGGGCTCGGAACCCGATCGCATGGGCGGCATCGACATCACGGCACTGCGTTACGTGTACAGGCTCGACGGCGAGTGA
- a CDS encoding tetratricopeptide repeat protein: protein MEQLFVRAYAAHRDGRLDDAERDYRATLAADPVHVDALHLLGVLRHQRGQHAEAADLVRRAVALRPDDAALQLNLGNALKALGELEGAIERFRNALTLAPAFALAHYNLGNAYAVIGRHEDAMYAFGQAVRLQPGDASSHNNLGNALHALGRHAEAGDSFRRALKIRPGHAGAHNNLGMSLNALGDSASAIEHFQRALRAEPRFVAAHFNLANTLDATGHHGEAVAAFETALSLQPHFAPALFGLGNALAALGRHDEAIGPYERAIGFDPKFALAWLALGVAHHALGRHAAALRAFDEALRVRPDLAAAHLNRALTWLTLGDFRRGLPEYEWRLDPAARDEAHANAPRGAGYALPLPVNAQVASIAPRTTQSTLPRWHGEPLNGRTLLIEAEQGFGDTLQFVRFVPLVAAAAARSGNARVVLEVQRALVPLIAPTAEAWRVTLVEQGAPRPAADLHCPLLSLPLALGTSIDRLPARTPYLNASPAYGRKWRGSLGGQARRKIGLAWSGRIQKHENRAIALAALEPLFVLEGIDWIVLQPELSAAEHAALDAHPRSRSIHRLGGKLQDFADTAAIIERLDAVVSIDTSIAHLAGALGAQLWVMLPFAADWRWFAGTDESPWYPRARLVRQPRPHAWAQVVETVARELRDA, encoded by the coding sequence ATGGAACAGCTTTTTGTCCGCGCGTACGCCGCACATCGCGACGGCCGGCTGGACGACGCCGAGCGCGACTACCGCGCGACGCTCGCCGCCGATCCCGTGCACGTCGATGCGCTGCATCTGCTCGGCGTGCTACGGCATCAGCGAGGCCAGCACGCCGAAGCCGCGGACCTCGTGCGTCGCGCGGTCGCTTTGCGCCCCGACGACGCCGCGCTCCAGCTGAACCTGGGCAACGCGCTGAAGGCGCTCGGCGAACTGGAAGGCGCGATCGAGCGCTTTCGCAACGCCCTCACGCTCGCGCCCGCTTTTGCGCTCGCGCATTACAACCTCGGCAACGCCTATGCGGTGATCGGTCGCCACGAGGACGCGATGTACGCGTTCGGCCAGGCCGTGCGCCTGCAGCCCGGTGACGCCTCGTCGCACAACAATCTCGGCAACGCGCTGCACGCGCTCGGGCGCCATGCCGAAGCCGGCGACTCGTTTCGCCGCGCGCTCAAGATCCGCCCGGGCCATGCAGGGGCGCACAATAACCTCGGCATGTCGCTCAACGCGCTCGGCGACAGCGCGAGCGCGATCGAACATTTCCAGAGGGCGCTGCGCGCGGAGCCGCGCTTCGTCGCCGCACATTTCAATCTTGCGAACACGCTCGATGCGACCGGCCATCACGGCGAGGCCGTGGCCGCCTTCGAAACGGCGCTTTCGCTGCAGCCGCACTTCGCTCCGGCCCTCTTCGGGCTCGGCAACGCGCTTGCCGCGCTCGGCCGCCACGATGAAGCCATCGGACCCTACGAGCGTGCAATCGGCTTCGATCCGAAGTTTGCTCTCGCCTGGCTCGCGCTCGGTGTGGCACATCACGCACTCGGTCGGCATGCGGCGGCATTGCGCGCCTTCGACGAAGCGCTGCGCGTGCGGCCCGATCTGGCCGCCGCGCATTTGAATCGCGCGCTCACGTGGCTCACGCTCGGTGACTTCCGGCGCGGACTGCCCGAGTACGAATGGCGGCTCGATCCGGCCGCGCGCGATGAGGCGCACGCCAACGCGCCACGCGGCGCAGGCTACGCTCTGCCGCTGCCGGTGAACGCACAGGTTGCATCCATTGCGCCGCGCACGACGCAAAGTACGCTGCCGCGCTGGCACGGCGAGCCCCTGAACGGCCGGACGCTGCTGATCGAGGCCGAACAGGGTTTCGGCGACACGCTTCAGTTCGTGCGCTTCGTGCCGCTCGTCGCGGCAGCCGCAGCGCGCTCAGGCAACGCGCGTGTCGTGCTCGAAGTGCAGCGCGCGCTCGTGCCGCTCATCGCGCCGACCGCCGAAGCCTGGCGCGTCACGCTCGTCGAGCAGGGCGCGCCGCGCCCCGCCGCCGACCTGCACTGCCCGCTCCTCTCGTTACCGCTCGCGCTCGGCACGAGCATCGACAGGCTGCCCGCGCGCACGCCCTACCTTAACGCCAGCCCCGCCTACGGGCGTAAATGGCGCGGTTCGCTGGGCGGCCAGGCGCGCCGCAAGATCGGACTCGCATGGTCCGGACGCATCCAGAAGCACGAAAACCGCGCGATTGCTCTCGCCGCGCTCGAACCGCTCTTTGTGCTCGAAGGTATCGACTGGATCGTGCTGCAACCCGAACTCAGCGCCGCGGAACACGCGGCGCTCGACGCACATCCGCGCTCGCGCTCGATCCACCGCCTTGGCGGCAAGCTGCAGGATTTCGCGGATACCGCGGCTATCATCGAGCGTCTGGACGCCGTCGTGTCGATCGACACCTCGATCGCCCACCTCGCGGGCGCGCTTGGCGCGCAACTCTGGGTCATGCTGCCGTTCGCCGCGGACTGGCGCTGGTTCGCGGGTACCGACGAAAGTCCCTGGTACCCACGCGCGCGGCTCGTGCGCCAGCCGCGCCCGCATGCATGGGCGCAAGTCGTAGAAACGGTCGCTCGTGAGTTGCGCGACGCGTAA
- a CDS encoding FAD-dependent monooxygenase, which produces MAVASSLAPVLIVGAGPTGLAAAMSLARAHIPVRLIDRAPQAGRHSRAIGIQARTLELFEQHRIVEPFLELGHRAHIANLYSNGQRRARLDFDPLFTRYPYLLFIEQTVTERILAGHLATLGVEIERGCELLEYTQGSAGASAEVRRPDGRVESLRCAYVIAADGAHSTVRHRLAMKFDGETMTQSFLLADLSASTPWSDDEFHIFASGEGLAALFPFGHGRYRLIADHKAMLPAAPEGAIPVPTLEECRDIILQRVHHPVSVSDMSWASYFSVNSRMVRQLRVERTFFAGDAAHVHSPAGAQGLNTGIQEAFNLGWKIARVHARGAPERLLDTYHAERYPIERLVLQQTSFMTQLVEADHGPLKLLRERVMPALVALGPLRDAARQAVSELSIQYRRSPLTLERVLDGGPRAGERAPDAFVGVVDGPLGKAPGKGRIFDLHDPACFSLFLLVEGDVDSEGAAAKNGAEASATLKRFTEAVERLFPQALRVWWIADLANGETPLAGEGAASLSESYGRTRPAFYLVRPDGYIGSRGRPASDLNALLRHCETWYAAAGFAQAPPPV; this is translated from the coding sequence ATGGCCGTGGCTTCTTCTCTCGCGCCCGTGCTTATTGTGGGCGCGGGACCCACCGGGCTCGCCGCCGCGATGAGTCTTGCTCGCGCGCATATCCCCGTGCGGCTGATCGATCGCGCGCCGCAGGCAGGTCGCCACTCGCGGGCGATCGGCATTCAGGCGCGCACGCTCGAACTGTTCGAGCAGCATCGCATCGTCGAGCCGTTTCTCGAGCTAGGCCACCGCGCGCATATCGCGAATCTTTATTCGAACGGGCAGCGCCGTGCGCGGCTCGACTTCGATCCGCTCTTCACGCGTTATCCCTATTTGCTCTTCATTGAACAGACCGTTACCGAGCGCATTCTCGCCGGGCATCTAGCCACGCTCGGCGTGGAGATCGAGCGCGGCTGCGAGTTGCTGGAGTACACCCAGGGCTCGGCCGGGGCGAGCGCGGAAGTGCGCCGCCCCGACGGGCGCGTGGAGTCGCTGCGCTGCGCTTACGTGATTGCCGCCGACGGCGCGCATAGCACCGTGCGCCATCGCCTCGCCATGAAGTTCGACGGCGAGACGATGACGCAATCGTTCCTGCTCGCCGACCTGAGCGCGAGCACACCCTGGTCCGACGACGAGTTCCACATCTTCGCCTCGGGCGAGGGCCTCGCCGCGCTTTTTCCGTTCGGCCACGGCCGCTACCGCCTGATCGCCGATCACAAAGCGATGCTGCCCGCCGCGCCGGAAGGCGCGATCCCGGTGCCTACGCTCGAAGAATGCCGCGACATCATTCTGCAGCGCGTGCACCACCCGGTGTCCGTTTCCGACATGAGCTGGGCTTCCTACTTCAGCGTGAACAGCCGCATGGTGCGGCAACTGCGGGTGGAGCGCACCTTTTTTGCCGGGGACGCCGCGCACGTGCATAGCCCCGCAGGCGCGCAGGGCTTGAACACGGGCATCCAGGAAGCCTTCAATCTGGGCTGGAAGATTGCGCGTGTGCACGCGCGCGGCGCGCCCGAGCGCTTGCTGGACACCTATCACGCGGAGCGTTATCCGATCGAGCGCCTCGTGCTGCAGCAGACGAGTTTCATGACGCAACTGGTGGAGGCCGATCACGGCCCGCTCAAGCTGCTGCGCGAGCGCGTGATGCCGGCGCTCGTCGCGCTCGGGCCGCTGCGCGACGCGGCGCGCCAGGCGGTCAGCGAGCTGTCGATCCAGTATCGCCGCAGCCCGCTCACGCTGGAGCGCGTGCTGGACGGCGGCCCACGCGCGGGCGAGCGCGCCCCGGACGCGTTCGTGGGCGTGGTGGACGGTCCGCTAGGCAAGGCGCCGGGCAAGGGGCGCATTTTCGATCTGCACGACCCGGCGTGCTTTTCGTTGTTCCTGCTGGTCGAGGGCGATGTCGATTCCGAGGGCGCGGCGGCAAAAAACGGCGCAGAAGCGAGCGCGACGCTCAAGCGTTTCACCGAAGCCGTTGAGCGGCTCTTTCCGCAAGCGCTGCGGGTCTGGTGGATCGCCGATCTCGCCAACGGCGAGACACCGCTGGCGGGCGAGGGCGCGGCCTCGCTAAGCGAATCTTACGGGCGCACGCGGCCCGCGTTTTATCTGGTGCGGCCCGACGGGTATATCGGCTCGCGGGGGCGTCCCGCGTCGGACCTCAATGCCTTGCTGCGTCACTGTGAGACGTGGTACGCGGCAGCGGGATTCGCGCAGGCACCGCCGCCGGTTTGA
- a CDS encoding gamma-glutamyl-gamma-aminobutyrate hydrolase family protein (Members of this family of hydrolases with an active site Cys residue belong to MEROPS family C26.) yields MSDNKSDHPEVPDGASRPDAGPAGAPSSSPPAGSPSSSTTASPSGEAAQRASTDAPESASTVTPGAVQASTAPTPGETKQAPAGTTPSIPISETAEAGKSAPAPAPHTEPASTSEPAASAAPQRPGAAPAGFGQAPDFSAHNPPPPGAIPPETPRYLRASDSAWAVFGRIIAARARQMFDRAGQRITQRTLRIGVSARIFHPEPGAQGLRGKTLQYLEESIAHWVMSRGVIVFMIPTVGHEGMLHPSNIRLRDYAKHLDGLLLQGGADVSPQTYAEVSPRPEWPGDRVRDMYELELLHEFVESGKPVLGVCRGCQLINVAFGGTLYQDIALDVPTAGVHVSEHYDQHRHSVTFPEGSTFATMFPGRREAIVNSIHHQAVKNLGRDLTVEAVSAGDGLIEAVRYRRSPFVVGVQWHPEFHRAGGPELLDCTPLLDTFLRTARETRF; encoded by the coding sequence ATGAGCGATAACAAATCAGACCACCCCGAGGTCCCTGACGGCGCAAGCCGTCCTGATGCCGGTCCTGCCGGCGCCCCTTCGTCCTCTCCTCCCGCCGGTTCGCCCTCTTCATCGACCACTGCTTCGCCTTCCGGGGAAGCCGCGCAACGCGCTTCGACCGATGCGCCCGAAAGCGCCTCGACCGTCACGCCAGGCGCCGTACAGGCGTCAACGGCTCCCACGCCAGGCGAGACAAAGCAGGCGCCGGCCGGCACCACGCCGAGTATTCCGATCAGCGAAACAGCCGAGGCCGGCAAGTCCGCGCCCGCGCCGGCCCCGCATACCGAACCGGCGAGCACTAGCGAGCCGGCAGCGTCTGCTGCGCCGCAACGTCCTGGTGCCGCGCCCGCCGGCTTTGGCCAGGCGCCCGATTTCTCGGCGCATAACCCGCCGCCGCCCGGCGCCATTCCGCCGGAAACGCCGCGATATCTGCGCGCGAGCGATTCGGCGTGGGCCGTGTTCGGCCGCATCATCGCGGCGCGTGCCCGGCAAATGTTCGACCGCGCCGGTCAGCGCATCACGCAGCGCACGCTGCGCATTGGCGTCTCGGCGCGGATCTTCCACCCGGAGCCGGGTGCACAAGGGCTGCGCGGCAAGACGCTGCAATACCTGGAGGAATCGATCGCACACTGGGTGATGTCCCGAGGCGTCATCGTGTTCATGATTCCGACGGTCGGACACGAGGGCATGCTGCATCCAAGCAATATCCGCTTGCGCGACTACGCGAAGCATCTCGACGGCCTGTTGCTCCAGGGCGGCGCCGATGTCTCACCGCAGACGTATGCGGAGGTCTCGCCACGCCCCGAATGGCCGGGCGACCGTGTGCGCGACATGTACGAACTCGAACTGCTGCATGAATTCGTCGAGTCGGGCAAGCCGGTGCTAGGCGTGTGCCGCGGCTGCCAGCTCATCAACGTGGCGTTTGGCGGCACGCTTTATCAGGACATCGCGTTGGACGTCCCGACGGCCGGTGTGCACGTGAGCGAGCATTACGACCAGCATCGCCACTCGGTCACGTTCCCGGAGGGCTCGACGTTCGCGACCATGTTCCCCGGGCGGCGCGAGGCGATCGTCAACTCGATTCACCATCAGGCTGTGAAGAACCTCGGGCGCGACCTGACCGTCGAGGCTGTTTCGGCGGGCGACGGACTCATCGAGGCGGTGCGTTACCGGCGTTCGCCGTTCGTCGTGGGCGTGCAGTGGCACCCGGAGTTCCACCGCGCGGGCGGCCCCGAACTGCTCGATTGCACGCCGCTGCTCGACACCTTCTTGCGAACTGCGCGCGAAACGCGCTTTTGA
- a CDS encoding cation diffusion facilitator family transporter, which yields MSAAEHEHAHDAKGAAKHEDKGEHDHDHAHDHAHDHAHDHAHDHAHDNAHDAHAPHGHGHAHGHHHHHHAPVAGHGRAFAIAVALNVFIVVVQTVYGVLAHSTALLADAGHNLSDVLGLLLAWGAAWLATRRPSARFTFGFGSSSILASLANAALLLLACGAILAEAVGRLLHPAPVAGFDVFVVAAIGMVVNGFSAWLFMRGQKDDLNIRGAFLHMAADAGVSAAVAVSGLLILATGQSWIDPLMSIVVVLVILYGTWGLLRESVRLALAAVPENVDIARVRSFLSQQEGVVDVHDLHVWALSTTGCALSAHLVMPAGHPGDATLDRMVESLEVRFGMRHVTLQVDLGTSEHRCALDMPDGARRHAH from the coding sequence ATGAGTGCCGCTGAACACGAGCACGCGCATGACGCCAAAGGCGCCGCGAAGCACGAGGACAAGGGCGAGCATGACCACGACCATGCGCACGACCACGCGCACGACCACGCGCACGACCACGCCCACGACCACGCCCACGACAACGCCCACGACGCCCACGCGCCGCACGGGCATGGTCACGCGCACGGCCACCATCACCATCATCACGCGCCCGTCGCGGGGCACGGCCGAGCGTTCGCAATCGCCGTCGCGCTAAACGTATTCATCGTCGTCGTACAGACGGTGTACGGCGTGCTTGCGCATTCCACCGCGCTGCTCGCCGACGCCGGCCACAATCTTTCCGACGTGCTCGGCCTGCTGCTCGCCTGGGGCGCCGCGTGGCTTGCAACGCGCCGTCCGTCCGCGCGCTTCACGTTCGGGTTCGGCAGCTCGTCGATTCTCGCCTCGCTCGCCAACGCCGCGCTGCTCCTGCTCGCGTGCGGCGCGATCCTCGCAGAGGCGGTTGGGCGCCTGCTCCATCCTGCGCCGGTCGCAGGCTTCGACGTGTTCGTCGTCGCGGCCATCGGCATGGTGGTCAACGGCTTTTCGGCGTGGCTTTTCATGCGTGGGCAAAAGGACGACCTGAACATTCGTGGCGCATTCCTGCACATGGCCGCCGACGCCGGCGTGTCCGCCGCCGTGGCCGTGAGCGGACTGCTGATTCTCGCGACCGGCCAGAGCTGGATCGATCCGCTCATGTCCATCGTGGTCGTGCTCGTGATCCTGTACGGCACCTGGGGGCTGCTGCGCGAGTCGGTGCGGCTGGCGCTCGCCGCGGTGCCCGAGAACGTCGACATCGCGCGCGTGCGCAGCTTCCTCTCGCAGCAAGAGGGTGTAGTCGATGTGCACGACCTGCACGTCTGGGCGCTTTCGACGACAGGCTGTGCGCTCAGCGCGCATCTCGTGATGCCCGCAGGGCACCCCGGCGACGCCACCCTCGATCGTATGGTCGAATCGCTCGAAGTGCGCTTCGGCATGAGGCACGTCACGCTGCAGGTGGATCTCGGCACGAGCGAGCATCGCTGCGCACTGGACATGCCGGACGGCGCACGTCGGCACGCGCACTGA
- a CDS encoding DUF2968 domain-containing protein, with product MKHSITLRRVMLSAAALMLLQQGTTAWAGMPADATNAADMSGAAGERVPLAGSRPSLGSLTPQPAGASSPSSAMANADEQASAGAAQGDVVTLMQLIHDAQLVELRTTYNASYGASLFFYPPEMTYYVVLFQDKHFWRVIRSQDEARSEAIYADFVRQTEQLSQVEIRRTELEAQKTFIERVIAMSEERARRLQADLAIARTQQARVDDYQRQAQGDAAALNAQKAQAQAQLRELQRQVDALQRATEAGLPGARR from the coding sequence ATGAAGCACTCAATCACGTTGCGTCGTGTGATGCTCAGCGCCGCAGCACTCATGCTGCTCCAGCAGGGCACGACGGCATGGGCCGGCATGCCGGCCGACGCGACGAACGCGGCCGACATGTCTGGCGCGGCTGGTGAGCGTGTGCCGCTGGCGGGTAGCCGCCCCTCGCTTGGCAGTTTGACGCCGCAGCCAGCCGGCGCGTCGTCGCCGTCGAGCGCTATGGCCAACGCGGACGAGCAGGCCAGCGCCGGCGCCGCGCAAGGCGACGTTGTCACGCTCATGCAACTGATTCACGACGCCCAGCTCGTCGAACTGCGTACGACCTATAACGCGAGCTATGGCGCGAGTCTCTTCTTCTACCCGCCGGAGATGACGTACTACGTCGTACTGTTTCAGGACAAGCATTTCTGGCGCGTGATCCGTTCGCAGGACGAAGCACGTTCAGAGGCGATCTATGCAGACTTCGTGCGGCAAACCGAGCAGCTGTCCCAGGTGGAAATACGCCGCACGGAGCTCGAGGCGCAAAAGACGTTCATCGAGCGTGTGATCGCGATGTCCGAAGAACGCGCGCGCCGCCTGCAGGCCGATCTCGCCATCGCTCGCACGCAGCAGGCGCGAGTCGACGACTACCAGCGCCAGGCGCAGGGCGACGCAGCGGCGCTCAATGCGCAGAAGGCCCAGGCACAGGCGCAATTGCGCGAACTGCAGAGGCAAGTGGACGCACTGCAGCGCGCAACGGAGGCAGGTCTGCCCGGGGCGCGGCGCTGA
- a CDS encoding MFS transporter: MSTASHASPSESKFRTVFRVVSGNFLEMYDFMVYGYYASAIARTYFPSDNAFASLMLTLSVFGAGFLVRPLGAIILGAYIDHHGRRKGLMLTLGLMAFGTLAVAVVPGYATIGILAPALVLVGRLLQGLSAGVELGGVSVYLSEIATKGNKGFYVSWQSGSQQVAVVFAALLGVLLHRLLPVEQMTNWGWRVPFLIGCLIVPFLFIIRRSLQETEEFARKKHRPSMGEIMASMVQNWGVVIAGMGMVIMTTVSFYLITAYTPTFGKEVLRLNEIDTLIVTVCIGLSNLFWLPVSGAVSDRVGRRPMLITFTVLTILTAYPTVQWLVAEPSFGRLLTVELWLSFLYACYNGAMVVALTEVMPADVRTAGFSLAYSLATTVGGFTPAIATYLIHLSGNKAAPGAVMGVAGVCGLIATLVLYRTPEARNQYKAA, from the coding sequence ATGTCTACCGCGTCCCACGCATCCCCAAGCGAATCAAAATTCCGGACCGTTTTCCGCGTCGTCAGCGGCAACTTTCTGGAAATGTACGATTTCATGGTCTACGGCTATTACGCTTCGGCGATCGCCCGGACCTACTTCCCGAGTGACAACGCGTTCGCTTCGCTGATGCTCACGCTGTCCGTGTTCGGCGCGGGCTTCCTCGTGCGTCCGCTCGGCGCCATCATCCTCGGCGCGTACATCGACCATCACGGCCGCCGCAAGGGCCTCATGCTCACGCTCGGTCTGATGGCGTTCGGCACGCTCGCGGTCGCTGTCGTGCCAGGTTACGCAACCATCGGCATACTCGCACCGGCGCTCGTGCTGGTCGGGCGCCTGTTGCAGGGCTTGTCGGCGGGCGTGGAATTGGGCGGCGTCTCGGTTTATCTCTCCGAAATCGCGACCAAGGGCAACAAGGGCTTCTACGTTTCGTGGCAGTCGGGCAGCCAGCAGGTCGCCGTGGTGTTCGCCGCGCTGCTCGGCGTGTTGCTGCATCGCCTGCTGCCCGTCGAGCAAATGACGAACTGGGGCTGGCGCGTGCCGTTCCTCATCGGCTGCCTGATCGTGCCGTTTCTGTTCATCATTCGCCGCTCGCTCCAGGAAACGGAGGAATTCGCGAGAAAGAAGCATCGTCCGTCGATGGGCGAAATCATGGCGTCGATGGTGCAGAACTGGGGTGTCGTGATCGCCGGTATGGGCATGGTCATCATGACCACCGTGTCGTTCTATCTCATCACTGCCTATACGCCGACTTTCGGCAAGGAAGTGCTCAGGTTGAACGAAATCGATACGCTGATCGTGACGGTCTGCATCGGCTTGTCGAATCTGTTCTGGCTGCCGGTTTCCGGCGCGGTTTCGGACCGTGTGGGCCGCCGCCCGATGCTGATCACCTTCACCGTGCTGACGATCCTCACCGCGTATCCGACGGTGCAATGGCTCGTGGCTGAGCCGTCGTTCGGCCGTCTGCTCACGGTTGAACTGTGGCTGTCGTTCCTGTACGCGTGCTACAACGGCGCGATGGTCGTGGCGCTCACAGAAGTCATGCCCGCAGACGTGCGCACCGCCGGCTTCTCGCTCGCCTACAGCCTCGCGACGACGGTTGGCGGCTTCACGCCGGCGATCGCGACGTACCTCATCCACCTGAGTGGCAACAAGGCTGCGCCGGGGGCGGTGATGGGCGTGGCGGGCGTGTGCGGTCTCATCGCGACGCTCGTGCTGTATCGCACACCGGAAGCGCGTAATCAGTACAAGGCGGCTTGA
- a CDS encoding formate dehydrogenase subunit delta: MKADHLIEMANQIGMFFDSLPDREEALTGIAEHIRKFWEPRMRRTLLAALDGEGEQAGFTEIVLASLTKHREALAPAAA; encoded by the coding sequence ATGAAAGCTGATCACTTGATCGAAATGGCGAACCAGATAGGCATGTTCTTCGACTCGCTGCCCGATCGCGAGGAAGCGCTCACGGGCATCGCGGAGCATATCCGCAAATTCTGGGAGCCGCGCATGCGCCGCACGCTGCTCGCGGCGCTCGATGGCGAAGGCGAGCAAGCGGGCTTCACGGAAATCGTGCTCGCCTCGCTCACGAAGCATCGCGAGGCGTTGGCGCCCGCGGCGGCCTGA